In Artemia franciscana chromosome 8, ASM3288406v1, whole genome shotgun sequence, a genomic segment contains:
- the LOC136030704 gene encoding uncharacterized protein LOC136030704 codes for MKIGTWNVTTLKNDNDIDILTDEFRRFERHLLGVSETHIPGVGSMKLGDIEFIYSGRKDGVHRQGVGLVMDKEAAQPNLGGEGINNRIPIAHFMTKKFRVSIVVACSPFEPTDGDTSDSNEFYF; via the coding sequence atgaaaattggaacttggaatgttacgacgttaaaaaatgacaatGACATCGACATTTtaactgacgaattcagacgatttgAACGgcatttattaggagtttcagaaactcatatcccaggggtaggaagcatgaaattaggtgatatagaatttatctactcaggcaggaaggatggggtacatagacagggagtaggacTCGTGATGGACAAGGAAGCTGCTCAGCCTAACTTAGGcggggaaggtattaataatagaataccaattgctcattttatgactaaaaaattCAGGGTATCAATTGTTGTAGCATGTTCCCCTtttgaaccgactgacggagatactagtgactcaaatgaattttacttttag